One segment of Anatilimnocola aggregata DNA contains the following:
- a CDS encoding FAD-binding oxidoreductase, producing MPVSSDILPLQKTSDPATAAEVVDLVQQARAATTPLYPIGGGTSLHFGLRAKTPGWGVTLSKLNRVVDFPARDMTITVEAGITLAELAQTLAAEGQRLPVDVPAADKATVGGVIATNWNGPRRYGQGSLRDFVIGIEAVDGTGLLFHGGGRVVKNVAGYDFCKLLTGSLGTLGIITQVTFKVRPIPERSAWLACSLSSPKQAEAMLAALQQSAVVPAAVELLAGPVWQSQSALDELKLDPRGYALLVLLEGTAAEVLWMKDHLRREWRDAGVVNPLMEDGCAAPWLQIIEFSADLDSPITVQASVKPSGVLPFIEVCRQRDPNCSVLAHAGNGTVFVRFATFPDKGLGQLLLGDLQPAASAQQGHVVILNAPPGAEATNQSYWGGEAPLALMTAVKRRFDPLNLLNRGRFVY from the coding sequence GTGCCAGTATCAAGTGACATCTTGCCGTTGCAAAAGACCAGCGATCCCGCCACGGCAGCGGAAGTGGTCGACCTTGTGCAACAAGCGCGAGCTGCCACCACGCCGTTGTATCCCATCGGTGGCGGCACCAGCTTGCACTTTGGTTTGCGCGCTAAGACTCCGGGCTGGGGCGTTACACTCAGCAAACTGAACCGGGTTGTCGACTTTCCTGCCCGCGATATGACCATCACAGTCGAAGCCGGCATCACGCTGGCAGAATTGGCCCAGACGCTTGCTGCTGAAGGTCAGCGTTTACCCGTCGATGTCCCCGCAGCTGATAAGGCCACCGTGGGCGGGGTGATTGCGACGAACTGGAATGGTCCGCGCCGCTATGGCCAAGGTTCGCTGCGAGATTTTGTCATCGGCATCGAAGCCGTTGATGGAACCGGGCTTTTGTTTCATGGTGGCGGACGCGTGGTGAAAAACGTAGCCGGTTACGACTTCTGCAAACTGCTCACCGGCTCACTCGGGACGCTGGGGATCATCACGCAGGTGACGTTCAAGGTCCGTCCAATTCCCGAACGAAGTGCCTGGCTGGCTTGCAGCCTGTCATCGCCCAAACAAGCTGAGGCCATGTTGGCCGCACTGCAACAGTCGGCGGTTGTTCCGGCAGCGGTGGAGTTGCTTGCGGGTCCAGTCTGGCAATCGCAGTCGGCCCTCGATGAATTGAAACTCGATCCTCGCGGTTATGCTCTGCTTGTGCTGCTGGAAGGAACCGCGGCGGAAGTCCTCTGGATGAAAGATCACTTGCGTCGCGAGTGGCGCGATGCCGGAGTCGTCAATCCGCTGATGGAGGACGGTTGTGCCGCTCCGTGGCTGCAAATCATTGAGTTCTCGGCCGATCTCGATAGCCCCATTACTGTGCAAGCCAGCGTCAAACCGAGCGGCGTGTTGCCGTTTATCGAGGTTTGTCGCCAGCGCGATCCGAACTGTTCTGTCCTGGCTCATGCAGGGAACGGCACGGTTTTCGTGCGGTTCGCTACATTTCCAGACAAGGGACTCGGTCAACTCTTGCTGGGCGATTTGCAGCCCGCAGCCTCCGCTCAGCAGGGGCATGTAGTAATATTGAATGCGCCGCCCGGTGCCGAGGCAACAAATCAAAGCTATTGGGGTGGCGAGGCGCCTCTAGCATTGATGACAGCCGTTAAACGCCGTTTTGATCCGCTCAACCTGCTCAACCGTGGCCGTTTCGTTTATTAG
- a CDS encoding (Fe-S)-binding protein — protein MTSASANPPSTISDAAVARTEPLLQLGGAAPLVPQARPGSNIDYELFLDCVHCGLCTASCPTFVETGNENDSPRGRIYLMRAVTDGRLELNQNVRRHLELCLDCRGCETACPSGVQYGKLIEPFRVSMEQADSNGSRSAKTNDWFHRYILFGLFPYPERLQASLRPARIAQWLGLDQLLISTGLWRLLPSRLGRLATMLPKLEKPLPQLPTFFAATGRRRARVALFTGCVGDVMFRQTNWATARVLQANGCDVVVPREQGCCGAIHLHAGSSDPAKAFANQNLAAFDPSSVDAIIVNVAGCGSMLKDYGHHWQDDQQHEREEFAAKVRDCSEFLDDLGLVTPPGEVRVTATYHDACHLAHAQKVREQPRNLLKRIRGLKLIELAESDLCCGAAGTYNLTEPEMAEKLGRRKLDNIRKTGARVVITSNAGCLLQIAREARMQGEVLKIMHPMDILDLSYRKEKLKF, from the coding sequence ATGACTTCAGCCTCAGCGAATCCGCCTTCCACCATCAGCGATGCTGCAGTGGCGCGTACCGAGCCGTTGCTGCAACTGGGCGGTGCCGCGCCGCTCGTGCCCCAGGCGCGACCGGGTTCGAACATCGACTACGAATTGTTTCTTGATTGCGTTCACTGCGGTTTATGTACGGCATCTTGCCCCACTTTTGTCGAAACGGGCAACGAAAATGACAGCCCGCGCGGCCGCATCTATCTGATGCGCGCCGTGACAGATGGGCGCCTAGAACTGAATCAAAATGTTCGCCGTCACTTAGAGCTATGCCTCGACTGTCGCGGTTGCGAAACGGCTTGCCCCTCCGGCGTGCAATACGGCAAACTGATCGAGCCTTTTCGCGTGTCGATGGAACAAGCGGACAGCAACGGCAGCCGCAGTGCCAAAACCAACGACTGGTTTCATCGCTACATTTTGTTCGGGCTGTTTCCTTATCCCGAACGCCTGCAAGCTTCGCTGCGTCCAGCTCGAATCGCACAGTGGCTCGGACTCGATCAATTGCTGATTAGCACTGGCCTGTGGCGTTTGCTTCCCTCGCGACTCGGCCGGCTGGCAACGATGTTGCCCAAGCTGGAAAAACCGCTACCGCAATTGCCCACGTTTTTTGCCGCCACCGGTCGTCGCCGCGCTCGCGTTGCGCTCTTCACCGGTTGCGTCGGCGACGTGATGTTTCGCCAGACGAACTGGGCGACTGCTCGCGTTTTGCAGGCCAATGGCTGCGATGTAGTAGTGCCTCGCGAGCAAGGGTGCTGCGGTGCGATCCACCTGCATGCCGGCAGCAGCGATCCCGCCAAGGCGTTTGCCAATCAAAACCTGGCGGCCTTTGACCCCAGCAGCGTCGATGCGATCATCGTCAACGTGGCAGGCTGCGGTTCGATGCTTAAGGACTATGGTCATCACTGGCAAGACGATCAACAGCACGAGCGTGAGGAGTTCGCCGCCAAAGTTCGCGATTGCAGCGAGTTTCTCGATGACCTGGGGTTAGTTACTCCACCGGGCGAAGTGCGCGTGACGGCCACCTATCACGATGCCTGCCACCTGGCCCATGCCCAGAAGGTGCGCGAACAGCCCCGTAACCTTCTCAAACGAATTCGGGGGCTAAAGCTCATTGAACTGGCGGAGTCGGATCTTTGTTGCGGTGCCGCAGGAACCTACAACCTCACCGAGCCCGAGATGGCCGAGAAACTCGGTCGCCGTAAGCTCGACAACATTCGCAAGACCGGCGCGCGAGTGGTCATCACCTCCAACGCCGGTTGCCTGCTGCAGATCGCCCGCGAAGCTCGCATGCAGGGTGAGGTGCTGAAAATCATGCACCCCATGGACATTCTCGACCTCAGCTATCGCAAAGAGAAGCTGAAATTTTAG
- a CDS encoding CPBP family intramembrane glutamic endopeptidase, whose product MNGQLVGNLLELFSPPQRKSTIVLLSSSLLLCLWRAFGSRAFYTDYLASHFVLAGDMVATAGWYEIAMCFLLLGLIPMVIVKLVLRESLSDYGVRVGNIGPGIVFVLAAAPIIVLIGYAFSPLAAFAAEYPLNRHAGVSTQAFLVHAASLLFFYIGWEFHFRGFLQSGLTPSSGWASAVCIQTMAATLAHIGKPSIELLACIPASLFWGLLVIRTKSLWAGVLQHWALGVSLDYFLSFRA is encoded by the coding sequence ATGAATGGTCAACTAGTCGGCAATTTGCTGGAACTCTTCAGCCCGCCGCAACGCAAATCAACAATCGTGCTCTTAAGTTCTTCGCTGCTCCTGTGCCTGTGGCGAGCCTTCGGTTCCCGTGCTTTCTACACCGACTATCTGGCGAGTCATTTCGTGTTAGCTGGTGACATGGTTGCAACTGCCGGCTGGTACGAAATTGCGATGTGTTTCCTGCTGCTGGGCTTGATTCCAATGGTGATCGTCAAGTTGGTACTACGAGAGAGCCTGAGCGACTATGGAGTGAGGGTCGGCAACATAGGGCCGGGGATCGTGTTTGTCTTGGCGGCAGCCCCGATCATTGTATTGATTGGTTATGCCTTTTCGCCGCTCGCTGCGTTTGCCGCAGAGTATCCGCTCAATCGGCATGCGGGCGTTTCGACTCAGGCTTTTCTCGTACACGCCGCGAGCCTGCTGTTTTTCTATATCGGTTGGGAGTTTCACTTTCGTGGGTTTCTGCAAAGTGGGCTTACACCGAGCAGCGGTTGGGCTAGCGCCGTCTGCATTCAGACGATGGCCGCCACGTTGGCGCATATCGGAAAACCTTCGATCGAACTCTTGGCCTGCATTCCGGCCAGCCTGTTTTGGGGATTGCTCGTGATTCGTACAAAGTCACTATGGGCAGGAGTCTTGCAGCATTGGGCGCTGGGAGTGAGCCTCGACTATTTCCTCTCGTTTCGAGCGTAA
- the dnaK gene encoding molecular chaperone DnaK translates to MAAGEKIIGIDLGTTNSVVAIMEGSEPKVIANAEGNRLTPSVVGFTEKGETVVGEPAKRQAVTNPTKTVYSVKRFMGRRHSEVETEEKMVPYKVTGGSQEYVKIKIGDKEYTPQEISALVLRKLKEAAEAYLGHKVNKAVITVPAYFNDAQRQATKDAGQIAGLEVARIINEPTAAALAYGLDKKKNEKIVVFDLGGGTFDVSVLEVVGTDEDGGGKQLFQVISTHGDTHLGGDDFDEALIHYVAGEFQKEQGVDLRKDPMALQRLQEACEKAKKELSSLQQTDLNLPFITMANGVPKHLQMTISRSKFEELIDSLVERCRKPVLQAMKDANLKPGEIDEVVLVGGSTRVPKVQKLVKDLFGKDPHKGVNPDEVVAVGAAIQASVLAGERKDVLLLDVTPLTLGIETEGGVMTAIVEKNTTIPFKAQKEFSTAADNQPGVQVKVFQGERKMANDNRLLGDFSLDGIPPAPRGMPRIQVTFDIDANGILDVSAREMGTGKQANVRIEQSSGLSKEEIEKMRRDAEAHADEDKNKLELATLRNQADNMCYSLEKTMKENADKLQDSDKEPLQKAIDSTREKAKGTDTAAIKSAIEQLEAASHAFTKMLYEKSGAAAGGDAGAEGAPAPEAAKKNDDDVIEGEFEVKK, encoded by the coding sequence ATGGCAGCTGGCGAAAAAATCATTGGCATCGATCTGGGAACCACGAACTCGGTTGTGGCGATCATGGAGGGTAGTGAACCCAAGGTGATTGCCAATGCAGAAGGCAATCGCCTGACGCCCAGCGTCGTGGGTTTTACGGAAAAAGGCGAAACGGTCGTGGGCGAACCCGCGAAACGGCAAGCCGTGACCAACCCCACCAAGACCGTCTACTCGGTCAAGCGGTTCATGGGGCGCCGTCACTCCGAGGTGGAAACCGAAGAGAAGATGGTTCCCTACAAAGTGACCGGCGGCTCGCAAGAGTACGTCAAAATCAAGATCGGCGATAAAGAGTACACGCCCCAAGAAATCTCCGCGCTCGTGCTGCGCAAGTTGAAGGAAGCTGCGGAAGCGTATCTCGGCCACAAAGTGAACAAGGCCGTGATCACGGTTCCTGCCTACTTCAACGATGCTCAGCGGCAAGCCACCAAGGACGCGGGTCAAATCGCGGGCCTGGAAGTCGCGCGTATCATCAACGAGCCGACTGCTGCGGCCCTCGCCTACGGCCTCGATAAGAAGAAGAACGAGAAGATCGTCGTCTTCGATCTCGGTGGCGGTACGTTCGACGTTTCTGTCCTGGAAGTAGTTGGCACCGACGAAGATGGCGGCGGCAAGCAACTGTTCCAGGTCATCAGCACCCACGGTGACACACACCTCGGCGGTGACGACTTCGACGAAGCGCTGATTCACTACGTCGCCGGTGAGTTCCAGAAAGAACAAGGCGTCGACTTGCGCAAGGATCCGATGGCTCTTCAACGGCTGCAGGAAGCCTGCGAAAAAGCCAAGAAGGAACTGAGCTCATTGCAACAGACCGACTTAAACCTGCCGTTCATTACCATGGCGAACGGAGTGCCGAAGCACTTGCAGATGACCATCAGCCGCTCGAAGTTCGAAGAGCTGATTGACTCGCTAGTGGAACGGTGCCGCAAGCCCGTGCTGCAAGCGATGAAAGATGCCAACCTGAAGCCAGGCGAAATCGACGAGGTCGTACTCGTCGGTGGTAGCACCCGCGTGCCGAAGGTGCAGAAGCTGGTGAAAGACCTCTTCGGTAAGGATCCGCATAAGGGTGTGAATCCGGACGAAGTGGTGGCCGTCGGCGCTGCGATTCAGGCTTCGGTGCTCGCTGGTGAACGGAAGGACGTGCTGCTGCTCGACGTCACCCCGCTGACTCTCGGTATCGAAACCGAGGGTGGCGTGATGACGGCGATTGTCGAAAAGAACACGACCATCCCGTTCAAGGCTCAGAAGGAATTCAGTACAGCCGCCGACAATCAACCCGGCGTGCAGGTGAAGGTCTTCCAGGGCGAACGCAAGATGGCCAACGACAACCGGCTGCTCGGCGACTTCAGTTTGGATGGCATTCCCCCAGCTCCGCGCGGAATGCCGCGAATTCAGGTGACGTTCGATATCGACGCGAACGGCATTTTGGATGTCTCGGCCCGCGAAATGGGAACGGGCAAACAGGCCAACGTGCGAATCGAACAATCTTCTGGTCTCTCGAAAGAGGAGATCGAAAAGATGCGTCGCGATGCCGAGGCTCATGCCGACGAGGACAAGAACAAACTCGAACTGGCTACCCTGCGTAACCAGGCCGACAACATGTGCTACTCCCTTGAAAAGACGATGAAGGAGAATGCCGACAAACTGCAAGACTCCGACAAGGAGCCTCTGCAGAAGGCTATCGACAGCACCCGCGAAAAAGCCAAGGGGACCGACACCGCAGCCATTAAGTCTGCGATCGAGCAACTCGAAGCCGCTTCGCATGCCTTCACCAAGATGCTGTACGAGAAGAGTGGTGCAGCCGCCGGCGGTGACGCTGGTGCCGAAGGTGCCCCAGCACCCGAAGCCGCCAAGAAAAACGACGACGACGTCATCGAAGGCGAGTTTGAAGTGAAGAAGTAG
- the pheA gene encoding prephenate dehydratase: protein MSKKNTAAGSSAAAARKELERLDRELLKVISDRARTCQKLAKARQQEGGLLHDMGEDHAAFQKLLEANKGPLSEAGLRSIWRELQGQARSMIQPLRIAYLGPKYSYSHLAGIARFGDSLDLLSMATIKAVFEAVNVGEANYGIVPIENSTDGRVVDTLDMFARVPLQITGEVQLKIHHQLLGKCTRSQITEVYSKPQALSQCRDWLAKNLPNVRTVEMTSTALAAQIAVDKPGAAAVASYEAGLNYGLNVIDANIEDNKSNVTRFAVIGGDAPKRTGHDKTALMFAIPHKPGALADAMAVFKRGRLNMTWIESFPMPNTKNEYLFFVELEGHQGDSKVKSALLALGRKTDKLNVLGSYARGLPAE from the coding sequence ATGAGCAAAAAGAACACCGCTGCTGGTTCGTCGGCCGCTGCTGCCCGCAAGGAACTGGAACGGCTCGATCGCGAGTTGCTTAAGGTCATCAGCGATCGGGCGCGCACCTGCCAGAAATTGGCCAAAGCTCGGCAGCAGGAAGGTGGCCTGCTGCATGACATGGGCGAAGACCACGCTGCATTTCAAAAGTTGCTCGAAGCCAACAAAGGTCCACTGAGCGAAGCTGGCCTGCGAAGCATCTGGCGCGAACTGCAAGGCCAGGCCCGGAGCATGATCCAGCCGTTGCGGATTGCCTATCTCGGTCCGAAGTACAGCTATAGCCATTTGGCCGGCATTGCGCGGTTTGGCGATTCACTCGACCTGTTGTCGATGGCCACTATCAAAGCTGTGTTCGAAGCGGTGAATGTCGGCGAAGCGAACTATGGCATTGTGCCGATTGAGAATTCGACCGATGGCCGCGTGGTCGACACCCTTGACATGTTCGCTCGCGTGCCGCTGCAAATCACCGGCGAAGTGCAACTCAAGATTCATCACCAACTGCTGGGCAAATGCACGCGGTCGCAAATCACCGAGGTTTACAGCAAACCCCAAGCTCTCTCTCAGTGCCGCGATTGGCTTGCCAAGAACTTACCTAACGTCCGCACGGTCGAAATGACCAGCACCGCGCTCGCCGCGCAGATCGCCGTCGATAAACCCGGCGCTGCAGCCGTGGCCAGCTACGAAGCAGGATTGAATTACGGCCTGAATGTGATCGACGCCAACATCGAAGACAACAAGAGCAACGTCACGCGGTTTGCGGTCATTGGCGGCGATGCACCAAAACGTACGGGGCACGATAAGACAGCGCTGATGTTTGCGATTCCTCATAAACCCGGCGCGCTGGCCGATGCGATGGCTGTCTTCAAACGCGGCCGACTGAACATGACTTGGATTGAGTCTTTTCCGATGCCCAACACCAAGAACGAGTATCTGTTCTTCGTAGAACTCGAGGGGCACCAAGGCGACTCGAAAGTGAAGAGCGCACTCCTCGCCCTCGGTCGCAAGACCGACAAACTGAATGTGCTCGGGTCCTATGCTCGCGGTTTGCCGGCAGAGTAA
- a CDS encoding phytoene/squalene synthase family protein, translated as MPGKNREPRLEESYRHCRDVVLRARSNLARAFWLLRHDQRRGMDALYAFARQADDLVDCPGSERDRRTSLEQFRHELDHSLAGKPVGMLFPALIDTIQHYQIQPRHCYDLLDGCAMDLSPRRYANWDELREYCLRVASSVGLACLQIWDCTDERALQPAIDCGLALQLTNILRDVRSDAQVGRIYLPQDELARFGVTENDLLSGEPTASMIELVRFQIVRSNALYASAWQGLSYVPEPARRLYWLMHQTYDRLLKKMEADPAAIFRTRVQLSQSTKIWLAARAVLRLV; from the coding sequence ATGCCGGGCAAGAACCGCGAACCGCGTTTGGAAGAAAGCTATCGCCATTGCCGAGATGTGGTTCTTCGCGCTCGCTCCAATCTGGCTCGCGCTTTCTGGCTCCTCAGGCACGATCAGCGGCGGGGTATGGATGCGCTCTATGCCTTTGCTCGCCAGGCAGATGATCTGGTCGATTGCCCAGGGAGTGAACGGGACCGGCGAACATCACTGGAACAATTTCGTCACGAACTCGATCACTCTCTGGCCGGCAAGCCCGTTGGAATGCTCTTTCCAGCGCTGATTGACACGATCCAGCACTATCAGATTCAGCCCCGGCATTGCTACGACCTGCTCGATGGCTGTGCCATGGATTTGTCTCCAAGGCGATATGCAAATTGGGATGAACTGCGAGAGTACTGCTTGCGAGTGGCCTCCAGCGTGGGACTAGCATGTTTGCAGATTTGGGATTGCACCGACGAACGGGCATTGCAGCCAGCCATCGACTGCGGACTGGCGCTGCAACTTACGAACATCCTGCGCGATGTCCGTAGCGACGCGCAGGTTGGCCGAATCTATCTGCCGCAAGATGAACTTGCTCGCTTCGGGGTGACTGAAAACGACTTGTTGAGCGGCGAGCCAACTGCAAGCATGATCGAGCTAGTGCGATTTCAAATCGTCCGCTCAAACGCGCTCTATGCTTCCGCCTGGCAAGGCTTGAGCTATGTTCCCGAACCGGCCCGCCGACTTTACTGGTTAATGCATCAAACCTATGATCGGCTGCTCAAAAAGATGGAAGCTGATCCGGCGGCCATTTTTCGCACTCGCGTGCAACTGAGCCAATCGACCAAAATCTGGCTCGCCGCACGGGCGGTATTGCGGCTGGTGTAA
- a CDS encoding S9 family peptidase, with protein sequence MMRRLLFVALPLVLAAICLQSSCSSIAAAQGAAAEVPLIPRARFFGNPEKARARLSHDGKRLAYVAPVEGVLNVWASPDDNPANAKPITFDKHRGVVSYMWAYTNKHILYTQDKNGDEDNHVYAINLDTGKITDLTPIEKIAAQIEGFSENFPEEILVGINDRGERHYHDIYKININTAEKKLVKLNPGFAGFLIDDNYEVRLAMNFSPTGGQVYLQPDGMDGWKPFMEIGVADAMTTSPAGFNKEGDKLYMLDSRGRNTAALKLMTIKTGESELLAENDRADISGALAHPTKKTVQAVSYTFTRTDWKILDPAIQPDFDYLKTVTDGELQITGRTLDDTRWSVAYVMDNGPVQFYIYDRAPNRKVTYLFSSNRELEKLPLVKMHPQVIKSRDGLELVSYLTLPKGSDADGDGRPNEPLPMVLNVHGGPWARDDWGYDPEHQLLANRGYAVLAVNYRGSTGFGKEFINAADKEWAGKMHNDLIDAVNWVVDNKIARKDKVAIMGGSYGGYATLVGLTFTPDVFACGVDVVGPSSLITLLSNPPPYWMPFMPVMKVRVGDHQSEEGKKFLESRSPLLMVDKIQRPLLIGQGANDPRVKQPEADQIVKAMNERKIPVTYVLFHDEGHGFSRPPNRFAFYAITEAFLAQNLGGRFEPIGDAFTGADFSVPSGDDQVPGLTEKLKARPMRAAK encoded by the coding sequence ATGATGCGTCGTCTGTTGTTCGTTGCGCTACCGCTTGTTTTGGCGGCAATCTGCCTGCAATCTTCCTGTTCCAGCATCGCGGCTGCCCAAGGTGCCGCTGCCGAAGTTCCGCTCATACCTCGAGCTAGGTTCTTCGGCAATCCCGAGAAAGCTCGCGCGCGGCTGAGCCACGATGGCAAACGGCTGGCGTACGTTGCCCCCGTCGAAGGAGTACTGAATGTCTGGGCCAGTCCCGACGACAATCCAGCCAATGCCAAGCCGATCACATTCGACAAGCACCGCGGCGTTGTCAGCTATATGTGGGCCTACACCAACAAGCACATTCTCTACACGCAAGATAAGAACGGCGACGAAGACAATCACGTCTACGCCATCAACCTCGATACGGGCAAAATCACCGATCTGACTCCAATCGAAAAGATTGCCGCGCAGATCGAAGGCTTCAGCGAAAACTTTCCCGAAGAGATTCTGGTCGGCATCAACGATCGAGGTGAGCGGCACTATCACGACATCTACAAGATCAACATCAACACTGCTGAGAAGAAGTTGGTGAAGTTGAACCCGGGATTCGCGGGCTTTTTAATCGACGACAACTACGAAGTGCGTCTGGCGATGAACTTTTCGCCGACTGGCGGCCAGGTCTACCTGCAGCCCGATGGCATGGACGGCTGGAAGCCGTTCATGGAGATCGGCGTTGCCGATGCGATGACCACTTCGCCAGCTGGTTTCAACAAAGAAGGGGATAAGCTGTACATGCTGGATAGTCGCGGTCGCAATACGGCCGCGCTCAAACTGATGACGATCAAAACGGGCGAATCGGAACTGCTGGCCGAAAACGACCGGGCCGATATTTCCGGCGCACTTGCCCATCCCACCAAGAAGACCGTGCAAGCCGTCAGCTATACGTTCACTCGCACCGATTGGAAAATTCTCGATCCAGCGATTCAACCTGATTTCGACTATCTCAAGACGGTTACCGATGGCGAATTGCAAATCACCGGACGCACGCTCGATGATACGCGCTGGAGCGTGGCCTACGTGATGGACAACGGGCCGGTACAGTTTTACATCTACGATCGCGCACCGAATCGCAAGGTGACCTATCTCTTTAGCAGCAATCGCGAGTTGGAAAAACTGCCGCTGGTAAAGATGCACCCGCAGGTAATCAAGAGCCGCGATGGGCTGGAACTCGTCAGCTATCTAACCCTGCCCAAGGGGAGCGACGCCGATGGCGACGGTCGCCCCAATGAGCCGCTGCCGATGGTGCTGAACGTGCATGGCGGCCCATGGGCGCGCGACGATTGGGGATACGACCCGGAGCATCAACTGCTGGCCAACCGCGGTTATGCCGTGCTAGCAGTAAACTATCGTGGCTCGACAGGCTTCGGCAAGGAATTCATTAACGCGGCCGACAAGGAGTGGGCCGGCAAGATGCACAACGATCTGATCGACGCCGTGAATTGGGTCGTCGACAATAAGATTGCTCGCAAAGACAAAGTGGCCATCATGGGCGGTAGTTACGGCGGCTATGCGACACTGGTCGGGCTGACCTTTACCCCCGACGTGTTTGCCTGCGGTGTCGACGTCGTTGGCCCTTCGAGCCTGATCACGCTGCTTAGCAATCCGCCGCCATACTGGATGCCCTTCATGCCGGTGATGAAGGTTCGCGTCGGTGATCACCAATCGGAGGAAGGAAAGAAGTTCCTCGAGTCGCGCTCGCCGCTGCTCATGGTCGACAAGATTCAGCGTCCGCTGCTGATTGGTCAGGGGGCGAACGACCCGCGCGTGAAACAACCCGAAGCCGATCAGATTGTGAAAGCGATGAACGAACGGAAGATTCCCGTGACCTATGTGCTGTTTCACGACGAAGGGCACGGCTTCTCACGTCCACCGAATCGCTTTGCGTTCTACGCCATCACCGAAGCTTTCTTGGCACAGAATCTCGGCGGTCGCTTTGAACCCATTGGCGATGCCTTCACCGGTGCCGATTTCAGCGTGCCGAGTGGTGACGATCAAGTCCCCGGGCTAACCGAAAAGCTGAAGGCTCGCCCGATGCGAGCAGCGAAGTAA
- a CDS encoding HDOD domain-containing protein produces the protein MSNQTPSLKELLGSAQLPALPQSAIRLLELSQNPDNGPAEFAVPIEADPGLTGQVLKFVNSSYFGFSREISSVKLSITLVGIRTIKNFALWSAVFSLMPNPKCGPFDLKSLWQDSLRRGLFARAFGKLKGWKEAEDLFAAALLQDMAVPLLAKELPAQYLTLLEGRNNGSSRLSDLEQAKYGWTHADAAAVMARSWSLPEEFARLIESHTKLNQLIAADSKDIGALAVALSSSLPAASDKLWAEREAFVEAFAKIAGPTANPAQTLAIVDKEFTEFAPVLKLVAPAKSLVQYFEEQPVAV, from the coding sequence ATGTCGAATCAAACTCCCAGTCTGAAAGAATTGCTCGGTAGTGCTCAACTGCCGGCCTTGCCACAGAGCGCCATCCGTTTGCTCGAACTCTCGCAGAACCCGGACAATGGTCCTGCAGAGTTCGCCGTGCCAATCGAAGCCGATCCGGGCCTGACCGGCCAGGTGCTGAAGTTCGTGAATTCGTCGTACTTTGGTTTTTCTCGCGAGATCTCCAGCGTCAAGCTCTCGATCACGCTGGTTGGCATCCGCACAATCAAAAACTTCGCGCTCTGGAGCGCCGTGTTCAGCTTAATGCCGAATCCGAAGTGCGGTCCGTTCGATCTCAAGAGCCTGTGGCAGGATTCACTGCGCCGCGGCCTGTTCGCCCGCGCGTTCGGCAAACTCAAAGGCTGGAAAGAAGCAGAAGATCTCTTTGCCGCCGCGTTATTGCAAGATATGGCCGTCCCACTGCTGGCCAAAGAACTGCCGGCGCAATATCTCACGCTGCTCGAAGGTCGCAACAACGGTTCGAGCCGCCTCAGCGATCTCGAACAAGCCAAATATGGCTGGACCCACGCCGATGCTGCTGCTGTGATGGCCCGCAGTTGGAGCCTGCCCGAAGAATTCGCTCGCCTGATCGAAAGCCACACCAAGCTCAATCAGTTGATTGCTGCTGATAGCAAAGACATCGGCGCACTGGCCGTGGCACTGTCGTCGTCTCTTCCCGCTGCCAGCGACAAGTTGTGGGCCGAGCGAGAAGCGTTTGTCGAAGCGTTCGCGAAAATTGCCGGGCCCACAGCCAATCCAGCTCAGACGCTCGCTATTGTCGACAAAGAGTTCACCGAGTTCGCGCCGGTGCTGAAGCTGGTTGCACCAGCAAAGTCGCTGGTGCAATACTTCGAAGAACAACCGGTCGCTGTTTAG
- a CDS encoding metallophosphoesterase, with protein MIRLSRRSALQVGTAWALSPAMIAWGQVPATKATPPIAPETKAKAPKVDPYADAVFVKGEPEKPAKGAFTIAVLPDTQHYSEKYPENFLAQTTWLVENQKDFNIASVLHLGDVTNHNSEAEWQNAVKAMDVLNEKLPYAMVPGNHDYSSGGGCKDRTTRMNEYFPLAKIKSLKSLDCVYDKEPDRIENSAHLFSAGGTDFVVIGLEFGPR; from the coding sequence ATGATTCGCCTATCTCGCCGCAGCGCTCTCCAGGTCGGTACAGCTTGGGCCCTTTCGCCCGCAATGATCGCGTGGGGTCAAGTTCCAGCCACCAAAGCCACACCACCGATCGCGCCCGAGACCAAAGCCAAGGCTCCCAAAGTAGATCCCTATGCCGACGCGGTGTTCGTGAAGGGTGAACCGGAGAAGCCGGCCAAGGGTGCGTTCACGATCGCGGTCCTTCCCGATACCCAGCATTACAGCGAGAAGTACCCAGAGAACTTCTTGGCGCAAACGACGTGGCTCGTCGAGAACCAGAAAGACTTCAACATCGCCTCAGTGCTGCACCTGGGCGACGTTACCAATCACAATAGCGAAGCCGAATGGCAAAACGCCGTGAAGGCCATGGACGTGCTGAATGAGAAATTGCCGTACGCGATGGTTCCCGGCAACCACGATTACAGCAGCGGCGGCGGTTGCAAAGATCGCACGACGCGGATGAACGAGTATTTCCCGCTTGCCAAGATCAAATCGCTGAAATCGCTCGATTGCGTCTACGACAAAGAGCCCGATCGCATCGAAAACAGTGCACACCTGTTTTCGGCAGGCGGCACCGATTTCGTTGTTATCGGCCTTGAATTTGGTCCGCGTTAA